The sequence ATGCGGGCAACTGAGCGATGCCGAGCCCGTCGAGCACGGCGCGCACGACGAGATCCATGTCGTTGAACGTGTGATGCGCGGCTGGCTGGGCCTGTTGTGCAAGTCCGTCGACCTTGAATTCCCATTCCTTCACGCGGCCCGATGCGGTGCGCAGGTTGATGCAGCGGTGCTGCGCGAGCTCGTCGACGCGGCGCGGCAAACCGTATCGATGCGCGTACGCGGGCGCCGCGCAAACGACCATCTGCATCGGAATCAATTGACGCGCGACGATCGCGCTGTCCTCCATGCGCCCATCGCGAAACGCGACATCGATTCGATCCGCGGAGAAGTCGACTGGACGGTCGTTGAGCAGAAGCTCGAGCGTGATGTCCGGGTACTGCAGATGGAAGTCGCGCAACAGCGGCGCGATGATCTTGCGGCCGAAGCCGGGTGTCGAGCCGATCCGCAGATGGCCGCTCGGCGGCCCGCTGCGCAGCTCGCGCATGTCGTCGAGCGCCTGCGCGAGATGGTCGATGCCCGGCCGGCAATTCTCGTAGAACAGCTCGCCTTCGCGCGTGAGCGACATGCTCCTCGTCGTGCGCTGGAACAGCCGCGTGTCGAGCCGGTCCTCGAGCCTCTGCACGTGGCGGCTGACCGACGATCGGCCGACGCCGAGGCGGTCGGCCGCGCGGGCGAAGCTCCCCTCGGTGACAACGGTAAGAAAGGTGACGACGCCCGCGTAGCAACTCGAGAAGCTTCGAGCGAATGGGTCGTCGGCATCAGTGCGGCGGATGGAAGTGTCTGACATGGCGGCGCGATAGTCGTGGTTCCCTGTTCGACAAGACGTTTCGGCGTAGCCGCCTGTGACACCGTCCGTCACATTTTTTTGAACGCGGCGGCGACGCGCGTCCGGATTACCTTTCCGGCACGAACACGGGTGCCCCCTTGTCCTTCAGCAGCAGCACGACGAACTTCGCGGGCCGCGTCCGGCTCGCGTTGCGTCCGACCGTGTGCACATCGTCGGGCGCTTCGTAGAACGTCTGTCCCGGTTTCAGCGTAACGGGGTCGCCACCCTTCACTTGCATGACGATCGAACCCTCGACGACGTAGACGAACGCGTGCGCGTGGTGGCGATGGACGGGATCGACCGCGCCGGGCGGGTATTCGACCGAAATCATCTCGGCTTGCTTGCCCGGATAGTCGTCGAGCGGCTTCGTCATCAGCGGTGTGACGATTGCCGACGGCGCCGCGTGAGCGCCGGCGATCATCGCACCGGCGGTGAGCGCGACCGCCAGCGTTTTCTTGATGCGGATCATCTGAACGATTCCTGTTAACCGCCGGCCGCATTCAGGCGGCGGCGGGAGAATGACGGACCGGGTGACGGGCGCGAAAATCAGGCGAGATTCGCCTTGTCGAGACCAAATGCCTTGTCCGACGAACCGGGCACGGTCCGGAATGCGACGTTCGCACGGTTCCAGCCGTTGATGGCCATCACCTCGAACGTGAGATCGGACAGTTCCTTTTCGGACAGCTGGCCGCGCACGCGATCGTAGACGTCGTCCGGCACGCCGTGCTCGCCGAGTCTCGTCAGTGCTTCGGTCCACGCGAGCGCCGCACGCTCTCGCGGCGAGAACAGCGTGGACTCGCGCCACGCAGCGAGATGATGCACGCGCAGTTCGCGCTCACCGTGCAGGTGCGCTTCCTTCACGTGCATGTCGAGACAGAACGCGCAGCCGTTGAGCTGGGACGCCCGGATCGACACGAGGTCGCGAATCGATTCCTCTATGGTGGCGCTTCGCAGCAGATTGCTGAGTTCGAGGAACTTCTTGAACAGTTCAGGCGATTGCTGAACGTAGTTGAGGCGCTGCGTCATGACGGCTCCTGGCGAAGAGGTGGACATCACCCGCGCTTCGCGGGTGCCGTGGGCGGCAGAGTGCCGCGCGAAGCCATCTTAGGAGCACGCCGTCGGGGGCGGTAGATACGCACAGGGGCGCATCGTGTTGCCTCGAGTGCACCAATCGGTGCGTGACGTCGGCGCCTCGATCGCTGCTCGTCAGTCGTCAATCGGCGGTGCAGGCTGCCGCGATACGCGCAAGCTTGTCGGGATTGCGCTGCACGAGGATGCGCATGACGCGCGTACCGTCCGTCTCGAACGACATCGCGGATTCGAGCTGTCCGGCGATGAAGCGCAGCATTGCCCACTGACCGTTCAGCACGACCGGCCGCATCTCGACGCCGCTGCCGTAGCGCAGCCACGCCGCGTAGAACAGTTGCGCGATCCGCCGGCCGCCGAGCATCGGCTTCGGGAAACTCTGGACCTTGCCGCCGCCGTCTCCGATCAGCATCGCGTCTTCCGCGAGCAGCGCCTGGATCGACGCAAAATCCCCTCGCACAGCCGCTTGCGAGAATTTCTGCAGCAATTGCCGGTGCGTCTCGCGCGGCACGGTCCGGCTCGGCCGGCTGCCGTCGCGCAGTTGCGCCTTGGCTCGGCTGACGAGTTGCCGGCAGGCTGCTTCCGTCTTGCCGATCGCGGCTGCGATCTCCTCGTAGTCGACATCGAAGACTTCATGCAGAAGAAAGGCCGCGCGCGCCTCCGGCGTCAGCCGTTCGAGCAGCATCAGGAACGCGACCGATACGTCGTCCGCGCGCTCCGTCATTTCCTCCGGTGTCGCAGGCGATTCGCCGAGCTCCGGTTCCGGGAGCCAGATACCCGGATAGTGCTCACGCCGGCTCTTCGCCATCCGCAGTCGGTCGATCGAGAGCCGCGTCGTCACCGTGACAAGCCATGCCTCAGTGTTCTCGATGCCGTCGCGTGCGGTCTCGTGCCAGCGCAGCCACGCGTCCTGCACGATGTCCTCGGCGTCCGCGACGGAGCCCAGCATCCGGTACGCAATCTTCTGCAAGCGCGGGCGGAGCGCGTGGAAGGCCTGCGCGTCGTCGTTCATGTGTGCCAGACTCCACCAAAACTGAAATTGACTGGGCTGCTCGGCCCGCGACGGCAGCGCGCTAATGTGCCGGCGGATCCGGATCGACCATTTCCGACGATCGAGCGCGATGCGACGCGTGGACTCGACGCAAGGATCTCCTTTCGCGCCGGCTAAACCGGAACGCTTCGTGCCGGACGCCGACCGCATCGCGATCACGCCGGGAACGTTGCCGCGTGCGCGGCGCTTGCAGGTTTTGGACTCGAACCAGAGGGTTATTACAGGGATGAGTCACCGCCCGCACTTCAAGTTGACGGCCTCGGCGATCAACCGGAATCAAATGGCAGAAGTGTCGTTCACTCTATCACAACGCCCCAC is a genomic window of Burkholderia cepacia containing:
- a CDS encoding LysR family transcriptional regulator; translation: MSDTSIRRTDADDPFARSFSSCYAGVVTFLTVVTEGSFARAADRLGVGRSSVSRHVQRLEDRLDTRLFQRTTRSMSLTREGELFYENCRPGIDHLAQALDDMRELRSGPPSGHLRIGSTPGFGRKIIAPLLRDFHLQYPDITLELLLNDRPVDFSADRIDVAFRDGRMEDSAIVARQLIPMQMVVCAAPAYAHRYGLPRRVDELAQHRCINLRTASGRVKEWEFKVDGLAQQAQPAAHHTFNDMDLVVRAVLDGLGIAQLPAYQVCDLLADGRLVSCLGQHAPDDGGHYLCYLSRKHLPTRIRAFIDYMIEQTRASDLQCPTTMTTMTTFEAID
- a CDS encoding cupin domain-containing protein, with the translated sequence MIRIKKTLAVALTAGAMIAGAHAAPSAIVTPLMTKPLDDYPGKQAEMISVEYPPGAVDPVHRHHAHAFVYVVEGSIVMQVKGGDPVTLKPGQTFYEAPDDVHTVGRNASRTRPAKFVVLLLKDKGAPVFVPER
- a CDS encoding carboxymuconolactone decarboxylase family protein; the encoded protein is MTQRLNYVQQSPELFKKFLELSNLLRSATIEESIRDLVSIRASQLNGCAFCLDMHVKEAHLHGERELRVHHLAAWRESTLFSPRERAALAWTEALTRLGEHGVPDDVYDRVRGQLSEKELSDLTFEVMAINGWNRANVAFRTVPGSSDKAFGLDKANLA
- a CDS encoding RNA polymerase sigma-70 factor, which gives rise to MNDDAQAFHALRPRLQKIAYRMLGSVADAEDIVQDAWLRWHETARDGIENTEAWLVTVTTRLSIDRLRMAKSRREHYPGIWLPEPELGESPATPEEMTERADDVSVAFLMLLERLTPEARAAFLLHEVFDVDYEEIAAAIGKTEAACRQLVSRAKAQLRDGSRPSRTVPRETHRQLLQKFSQAAVRGDFASIQALLAEDAMLIGDGGGKVQSFPKPMLGGRRIAQLFYAAWLRYGSGVEMRPVVLNGQWAMLRFIAGQLESAMSFETDGTRVMRILVQRNPDKLARIAAACTAD